A single window of Athene noctua chromosome 1, bAthNoc1.hap1.1, whole genome shotgun sequence DNA harbors:
- the STARD10 gene encoding START domain-containing protein 10 — MSGRDSVQIPDDRDFGAFRAECESERGWSLTYSKGGVAVWVQLLEPERSLHKIKCRMECKDVPAETLYDVLHDIEYRKKWDTNVIETFDIGKLTVNSDVGYYAWKCPKPLKNRDVITLRSWLPMGNDYIIMNYSVKHPKYPPRKDMVRAVSIQTGYLIEGTGAKSCTITYLAQVDPKGSLPKWVVNKSSQFLAPKAMKKMYKACLKYPEWKLKHNPHFKPWLFPEQSRLPALPLSELSLQHADSLENIDESSLAETKDDRGEASDEDSVN; from the exons ATGTCCGGTCGCGACAGCGTCCAGATCCCCGACGATCGCGACTTCGGGGCGTTCCGGGCGGAGTGCGAGTCGGAGCGGGGCTGGAGCCTCACCTACAGCAAGGGGGGGGTGGCCGTCTGGGTCCAGCTGCTGGAGCCCGAGCGCTCCCTCCACAAGATCAag TGCAGGATGGAGTGCAAGGATGTGCCGGCGGAGACGCTGTACGACGTGCTGCATGACATCGAGTATCGGAAGAAGTGGGACACCAACGTCATCGAGACCTTCGACATCGGGAAGCTGACGGTCAACTCCGACGTGGGCTACTATGCCT ggaAGTGCCCCAAACCCCTGAAGAACCGGGACGTCATCACGCTGCGCTCCTGGTTGCCCATGGGCAACGACTACATCATCATGAACTACTCTGTCAAGCACCCC aAATACCCCCCCCGCAAGGACATGGTGCGGGCAGTGTCCATCCAGACGGGCTACCTGATCGAGGGGACGGGAGCCAAGAGCTGCACCATCACCTACCTGGCCCAGGTGGACCCCAAAG GTTCCCTGCCCAAGTGGGTGGTGAACAAATCCTCACAGTTCCTGGCCCCGAAG GCGATGAAGAAGATGTACAAGGCCTGCCTGAAGTACCCCGAGTGGAAGCTGAAGCACAACCCGCACTTCAAGCCCTGGCTGTTCCCCGAGCAGAGCCGGCTGCCGGCGCTGCCGCTCTCCGAGCTCTCCCTCCAGCACGCCGACTCCCTGGAGAACATCGACGAGAGCTCCTTGGCCGAGACCAAAGATGACCGCGGCGAGGCCAGCGACGAGGACAGCGTTAACTGA